A genome region from Colwellia sp. Arc7-D includes the following:
- the gloB gene encoding hydroxyacylglutathione hydrolase, giving the protein MQQTQSTTKMKVSMIKAFSDNYIWAISSHDSNNMALVDPGDANVCIEFIQQQNLQLSTILITHHHADHVGGINKLVEYCKNKQWPLTIYGPESENIPHCDVALNENHTVKLADLDFEFSVIDLPGHTSGHIAYLSEDNLFCGDTLFSGGCGRLFEGTPAQMLSSLEKLSALPERTHVYCAHEYTQANLNFALTVEPCNSELVHYYNQVLQKRENNIATIPTSIMLEKKINPFLRSHEASLMTSAGEYSETAVNNKLDAFTIIRAWKDNF; this is encoded by the coding sequence ATGCAGCAAACTCAAAGCACCACTAAAATGAAAGTTTCGATGATAAAAGCGTTTTCAGATAACTATATTTGGGCCATTTCGTCACACGACAGTAACAATATGGCTTTAGTTGACCCCGGTGACGCCAATGTATGCATTGAATTTATTCAACAGCAAAACTTACAATTATCAACCATTTTGATCACACATCATCACGCTGACCATGTTGGTGGTATTAACAAACTAGTTGAGTATTGCAAAAATAAGCAATGGCCATTAACCATATATGGCCCAGAGAGTGAAAATATACCTCACTGTGATGTTGCCTTAAATGAAAACCATACCGTAAAGTTAGCCGACTTAGATTTTGAATTTAGCGTAATTGATCTTCCTGGGCATACCAGTGGGCATATAGCTTATTTATCAGAAGATAACTTATTTTGTGGTGATACTTTGTTTTCAGGTGGTTGTGGCCGACTATTTGAAGGTACACCAGCACAAATGCTGTCTTCTTTAGAAAAGCTTAGTGCCCTACCTGAACGCACTCACGTCTATTGCGCACATGAATATACGCAAGCTAACCTGAACTTTGCCTTAACCGTTGAACCTTGCAATAGCGAACTGGTACATTATTACAATCAAGTACTGCAAAAACGCGAAAATAATATAGCGACAATTCCAACGTCAATCATGCTTGAGAAGAAAATAAATCCTTTTTTGCGCAGCCATGAGGCAAGTTTAATGACCAGTGCTGGTGAGTATAGTGAAACGGCTGTTAACAATAAATTAGATGCATTTACCATTATTCGTGCTTGGAAAGACAATTTCTAA
- the asnB gene encoding asparagine synthase B, with the protein MCSIFCILDIKTGADALRPKALEYSRLLRHRGPDWSGIYNNEHAILVHERLSIVDTEHGAQPLYNTDKTKVLAVNGEIYNHKTLASQHTPDYPFQTASDCEIIIPMFEKFGSDFVDKLQGMFAFCLYNEVDNSYLIARDHMGIIPLYTGYDAEGNFYVASEMKALMPICKTVEEFPPGHVLDSRVGKLEKYYQRNWQKYSAIKDNNTSKEKIREALEESVKSHLMTDVPYGVLLSGGLDSSLISAITQKFAARRIEENDLSEAWWPKVHSFACGLAGSPDLIAAKTVADSIGTIHHSVVFTEQEGIDALREVIYHLETYDVTTIRASTPMYLMARKIKAMGIKMVLSGEGADEIFGGYLYFHKAPNSQEFHEELLRKLDRLHKFDCLRANKSMSAWGIEARVPFLDKNFMDVAMRINPEDKMCGNGKMEKAILRESFEGYLPKEILWRQKEQFSDGVGYSWIDGLKAYVESQVTDQQLASASFKFPVNTPDSKEAYFYRCVFEEKFPLATAADCVIGGKSVACSTQEALAWDESFTNMADPSGRAVQSVHNDSY; encoded by the coding sequence ATGTGTTCGATATTTTGTATATTAGATATTAAAACAGGTGCAGACGCACTTCGTCCTAAAGCTTTAGAATATTCTCGCTTACTTCGTCATCGTGGTCCAGATTGGTCTGGCATTTACAACAATGAACATGCAATTTTAGTGCATGAACGTTTATCTATTGTTGACACTGAACATGGCGCTCAACCACTTTATAATACTGATAAAACAAAAGTTTTAGCAGTCAATGGTGAGATTTACAACCATAAAACATTAGCCAGTCAGCATACACCTGATTACCCTTTTCAAACGGCGTCTGATTGCGAAATTATTATTCCAATGTTTGAAAAATTTGGTAGTGATTTTGTCGATAAACTTCAAGGTATGTTTGCTTTCTGTTTATACAATGAAGTTGATAATAGTTACCTAATTGCTCGTGATCACATGGGCATTATTCCACTTTATACTGGTTATGACGCTGAAGGTAACTTCTATGTTGCCTCAGAAATGAAAGCGTTAATGCCGATTTGTAAAACAGTAGAAGAGTTTCCTCCAGGGCATGTATTAGATAGTCGCGTGGGTAAACTTGAAAAATATTACCAACGTAACTGGCAAAAATACTCTGCAATTAAAGATAACAATACCAGCAAAGAAAAAATTCGTGAAGCGCTTGAAGAGTCAGTTAAAAGTCATTTAATGACTGATGTACCTTACGGTGTATTACTTTCTGGTGGTCTAGATTCTTCTTTAATATCTGCAATTACACAAAAATTTGCCGCTAGACGTATTGAAGAAAACGATCTATCAGAAGCTTGGTGGCCAAAAGTGCATTCTTTTGCATGTGGTTTAGCCGGTTCTCCAGACTTAATTGCTGCAAAAACCGTTGCTGATAGCATAGGTACGATACACCATAGTGTTGTCTTTACCGAGCAAGAAGGTATAGATGCACTTAGAGAAGTTATTTATCACCTAGAAACTTACGATGTAACCACTATTCGTGCGTCTACACCAATGTACTTAATGGCGAGAAAAATTAAAGCCATGGGTATTAAAATGGTGCTTTCTGGTGAAGGTGCTGATGAAATTTTTGGTGGTTATTTATATTTCCACAAAGCGCCAAATTCTCAAGAGTTTCATGAAGAATTATTACGTAAGCTTGATCGTTTACATAAGTTCGATTGTCTTCGCGCTAACAAATCAATGTCAGCTTGGGGCATTGAAGCACGTGTACCATTTTTAGATAAAAACTTTATGGATGTTGCGATGCGCATCAACCCTGAAGATAAAATGTGTGGCAATGGCAAAATGGAAAAAGCGATTTTACGTGAATCATTTGAAGGTTATTTACCAAAAGAGATTTTATGGCGTCAAAAAGAGCAATTTTCTGATGGTGTAGGCTACTCGTGGATTGATGGTTTAAAAGCCTATGTAGAATCACAAGTAACTGACCAACAGCTTGCCAGTGCTAGCTTTAAATTTCCAGTAAATACACCAGATAGTAAAGAAGCTTACTTTTACCGCTGTGTATTTGAAGAGAAGTTTCCTTTAGCCACTGCGGCTGATTGTGTTATAGGCGGCAAGTCGGTTGCATGTAGCACACAAGAAGCATTAGCTTGGGATGAAAGCTTTACTAACATGGCAGATCCATCGGGTCGAGCTGTGCAAAGTGTTCATAACGACAGTTACTGA
- the lysC gene encoding lysine-sensitive aspartokinase 3 has product MSAKVINNITVAKFGGTSVADYQAMLRCADIIKNNTVNRVVVVSASAGVTNHLVRLSQADVPSEEREQIIGNIADIQYAITQHFNKPDAINSEISALLISLRTFADQQASNHTMKNSDNILSFGEQFSSRIFAQVLQTVGVNGHYFDVRQVMKTDDLYGKAQVDLSQLAANAKTLLLPLLKDQVIVTQGFIGSDQQGNTTTLGRGGSDYSAALLAEAIQASNLSIWTDVVGIFTTDPRITDQARSINEISFGEAAEMATFGAKILHPATLIPAMRQDIPVFVGSSKEPDAGGTRIQRNVESSPTYRSIALRREQTLVTVKSPQMLHASGFLAKVFTVLAKHQLSVDLITTSEISVALTFDNPYGSTQALLTKAVVEELEQLCEVSVEHGLSLIAVIGNKIHGTKGVGSSIFDKVNDFNIRMICHGASNHNLCFLVPEADANQVVERLHDTLFNG; this is encoded by the coding sequence ATGTCTGCTAAAGTCATTAATAATATTACCGTAGCAAAATTTGGTGGCACCAGTGTGGCTGATTATCAAGCCATGTTGCGCTGTGCCGATATCATTAAAAATAATACAGTTAACCGTGTAGTGGTGGTTTCAGCAAGTGCTGGGGTAACTAACCATTTAGTGCGCTTAAGCCAAGCAGACGTTCCTAGTGAAGAGCGTGAACAAATTATTGGTAATATCGCTGACATTCAATATGCGATAACACAACATTTTAATAAACCTGACGCTATAAACAGTGAAATATCAGCATTACTGATATCTTTGCGTACTTTTGCTGATCAACAAGCTTCAAATCACACCATGAAAAACAGTGATAATATCTTAAGCTTTGGTGAACAATTCAGTTCACGTATATTTGCTCAAGTATTACAAACTGTAGGCGTTAATGGTCATTACTTTGATGTTCGTCAAGTCATGAAAACCGATGATTTATACGGTAAAGCCCAAGTGGATTTATCGCAATTAGCCGCTAATGCTAAAACATTACTGTTACCGCTACTAAAAGATCAAGTTATTGTTACACAGGGTTTTATTGGTAGTGATCAGCAAGGTAACACCACAACGCTTGGTCGCGGTGGTTCTGATTATAGTGCAGCATTATTAGCTGAAGCTATTCAAGCGAGTAACTTGAGTATTTGGACTGATGTGGTGGGAATTTTTACAACCGATCCTCGCATAACCGATCAAGCGCGTTCAATAAACGAAATTAGTTTTGGTGAAGCTGCAGAAATGGCAACATTTGGTGCAAAAATTCTTCACCCGGCAACATTAATTCCTGCCATGCGCCAAGACATTCCTGTTTTTGTTGGCTCAAGTAAAGAACCTGACGCTGGTGGTACAAGAATACAGCGTAATGTTGAATCTAGTCCCACTTATCGCTCGATTGCACTGCGCCGTGAACAAACACTAGTAACCGTTAAAAGCCCACAAATGCTACATGCCAGTGGTTTTTTAGCAAAAGTTTTTACTGTATTAGCAAAGCATCAATTAAGTGTTGACCTAATCACTACAAGCGAGATTAGTGTTGCCCTAACGTTTGATAACCCCTATGGCTCTACACAAGCTTTGTTAACCAAAGCTGTAGTTGAAGAGCTTGAGCAACTTTGTGAGGTTAGCGTTGAACATGGCTTAAGTTTAATTGCGGTGATCGGTAATAAAATTCATGGCACTAAAGGTGTTGGTAGTAGCATTTTTGATAAAGTGAATGATTTTAATATTCGCATGATTTGCCATGGTGCAAGTAATCATAACCTTTGTTTCTTAGTACCAGAAGCCGATGCTAATCAAGTGGTAGAGCGTTTACACGATACACTGTTTAATGGTTAA
- a CDS encoding Nif3-like dinuclear metal center hexameric protein: MQLHEFENYLNTLLKPEQIKDFCPNGLQIQGSDNIAKVITGVTATQALIDQAIAEKADALVVHHGFFWKNESYVIRGMKHKRIKALLENNINLFAYHLPLDIHPILGNNAQLAKLFSINNVAPLEQGNALSVAVRGDFTDELNPQILEQRINEKLNRKCLHIAPPSNKLIKTVAWCSGGGQGYIELAAELGIDAFISGEVSEQTTHVAREMDIHFYCAGHHATERYGAKALADHFNEHLPVKAKFIDIDNPA; encoded by the coding sequence ATGCAACTTCATGAATTTGAAAACTATTTAAACACCTTACTCAAACCTGAACAAATTAAAGACTTCTGTCCTAATGGTTTACAGATCCAAGGAAGTGATAATATTGCTAAAGTGATTACCGGCGTAACAGCAACTCAGGCATTAATTGATCAAGCTATTGCTGAAAAAGCTGATGCTTTAGTCGTACATCATGGTTTTTTTTGGAAAAATGAAAGCTATGTTATTCGCGGTATGAAACATAAACGCATTAAAGCGTTATTGGAAAATAACATCAATTTATTTGCCTATCATTTACCTTTAGATATTCACCCAATTTTAGGTAACAACGCCCAATTGGCTAAGTTATTTTCAATTAATAATGTTGCACCATTAGAGCAGGGCAATGCCTTAAGTGTTGCAGTTCGTGGTGATTTTACAGATGAACTGAACCCTCAAATACTTGAACAAAGAATCAATGAAAAGCTCAATCGTAAGTGTTTGCACATAGCGCCACCGTCTAATAAATTGATAAAAACGGTTGCTTGGTGCAGTGGTGGTGGACAAGGTTATATCGAGTTAGCCGCAGAGCTTGGTATAGATGCTTTTATCTCTGGTGAAGTTTCTGAACAAACCACCCATGTAGCACGCGAAATGGATATTCATTTCTATTGTGCTGGTCATCATGCGACTGAACGTTATGGCGCAAAAGCATTAGCCGATCATTTTAATGAGCACTTACCGGTAAAGGCCAAATTTATCGATATTGATAATCCTGCGTAA
- a CDS encoding LysM peptidoglycan-binding domain-containing protein, producing MKYITLSVATVLLLSGCQSLLNQTQSNNHETNLEAEALIDVASAGEINQALLVDEAIDVIHPIADGNVDLGNNDQESYFSDDVWQRIRSNLKLPIPENQRVASQRDWFVKHPTYLTRVAKRAEPFLFYIVEALEENDIPIEITLLPIVESAFDPFAYSHGRASGMWQFVPGTGKRFGMKQNWWYDGRRDVVASTQGAIAYLKYLNKFFDGDWMLALAAYNSGEGRVRRAVRKNQKKNLPTDFWSLDLPKETRAYVPKLLALADIVKRSNELKIKLHEIDNSSVITKVDIGSQLDLAKAAQLAELSLTELQRLNPGFNRWATDPDGPHYLLLPNHKIEKFEQGLAKLGKKERLAWQRYKIKNGDSLGKIAQKFNTEIDLIRQVNNVKGNQIRAGKYLLIPVATASLDSYLLSQNQRLAKTQNKVLAGEKRIHIVKSGDTLWDLSRTYNVSTRSIAKWNAMAPRDTIKPGQKLVIWQKNAVKEVSTTNLTPSEKAIIRNIHYRVRKGDSFARIADKFNVKIKDIERWNSLNRNKYLQPGQMLKLSVDVTNNI from the coding sequence ATGAAGTATATAACTCTATCTGTAGCAACCGTTCTCTTGTTGTCCGGTTGCCAATCATTATTGAACCAAACTCAATCGAATAATCATGAAACTAATTTAGAAGCCGAAGCACTCATTGACGTAGCTTCTGCTGGAGAGATAAATCAGGCATTACTGGTTGATGAAGCGATTGATGTAATTCACCCTATTGCCGATGGCAATGTTGACCTTGGTAATAACGACCAAGAAAGCTATTTTTCTGATGATGTTTGGCAGAGAATTCGCAGTAATTTAAAACTACCAATTCCAGAAAATCAACGTGTAGCTAGTCAACGAGATTGGTTTGTAAAACACCCTACTTACCTAACACGCGTAGCAAAACGCGCTGAACCTTTCTTGTTTTATATTGTTGAGGCGTTGGAAGAGAATGACATCCCAATTGAAATAACATTATTGCCAATTGTTGAAAGTGCGTTTGATCCCTTTGCATACTCACATGGTCGTGCCTCTGGTATGTGGCAATTTGTTCCTGGCACCGGTAAGCGTTTTGGTATGAAACAAAATTGGTGGTACGACGGACGCCGAGATGTGGTTGCTTCAACTCAAGGTGCAATTGCTTACCTGAAATATTTGAATAAGTTTTTTGATGGTGATTGGATGCTTGCTTTAGCAGCATACAACTCTGGTGAAGGCCGAGTAAGACGCGCGGTTAGAAAAAACCAAAAGAAAAATCTACCTACCGACTTTTGGTCACTTGATTTACCCAAAGAAACCCGTGCTTATGTACCTAAGTTACTTGCGTTAGCTGACATTGTTAAGCGAAGCAATGAACTCAAAATTAAGTTACACGAAATTGATAACAGCTCGGTGATCACCAAAGTTGATATAGGCTCACAACTCGACTTAGCTAAAGCAGCACAACTAGCTGAGTTGTCATTAACAGAATTACAGCGACTTAATCCAGGGTTTAATCGCTGGGCTACAGATCCTGACGGTCCACACTATTTACTATTGCCTAACCATAAAATAGAGAAGTTTGAGCAAGGCTTAGCAAAATTAGGTAAAAAAGAGCGCTTAGCTTGGCAACGATATAAAATTAAAAATGGTGACAGTCTAGGTAAAATAGCGCAAAAATTTAATACAGAAATTGATTTAATCAGGCAAGTTAATAACGTTAAAGGTAATCAAATAAGAGCCGGTAAATATTTATTAATACCTGTTGCAACAGCCTCACTAGATAGTTACTTGTTATCACAAAATCAACGTTTAGCTAAAACACAAAATAAAGTGTTAGCCGGTGAAAAGCGTATACATATTGTAAAGTCTGGTGACACGCTTTGGGATTTAAGCCGTACCTATAATGTTTCTACGCGTAGCATTGCTAAATGGAATGCTATGGCACCTAGAGACACCATTAAACCAGGACAAAAATTAGTTATCTGGCAAAAAAATGCGGTTAAAGAAGTTTCGACAACAAACTTAACACCTAGTGAAAAAGCGATAATACGAAACATTCATTATCGTGTTCGCAAAGGAGATTCTTTTGCCCGCATTGCCGACAAGTTTAATGTAAAAATCAAAGATATTGAGCGTTGGAATAGTCTTAATCGTAATAAATATTTACAACCAGGCCAGATGTTAAAGCTATCGGTAGATGTAACGAATAACATTTAA
- a CDS encoding class I SAM-dependent methyltransferase, whose translation MKPALAFRQPDFPTSWQQLPNGELIVANINQTLSPWWSKFFGYHLLKIGALSGEVDSSQSLIKHQLTLSNQAEKCNLVGEVDDLPLQEHSVDVCVLAHALEFSLDPHHVVREANRVLIPNGYLVITGFNPFSLVGLNQFIPYRRNKTPWNERLFSPMRVKDWLHLMGFEIQLDHRFLHSTLAGQVTQGVLSNHWHNIASRYFPSLGSVYVIVAKKRVLPLTPIKPKWQLRPRFEPVKVPSMNSSRKTINKLTK comes from the coding sequence ATGAAACCCGCACTAGCGTTTAGGCAACCTGATTTTCCAACATCATGGCAGCAATTGCCTAATGGTGAGCTCATTGTGGCTAATATTAATCAAACTCTTTCACCTTGGTGGTCAAAGTTTTTTGGTTATCATTTGCTGAAAATTGGTGCCTTGAGTGGCGAAGTCGACAGTTCACAAAGTCTAATTAAACATCAATTAACCTTAAGTAATCAAGCTGAGAAGTGTAACTTAGTAGGTGAAGTTGATGATTTACCATTACAAGAACATAGCGTTGATGTTTGCGTGTTAGCGCATGCGTTAGAGTTTTCGTTAGATCCACATCATGTAGTTCGCGAAGCTAATCGGGTATTAATACCTAATGGCTATCTTGTTATTACAGGCTTCAATCCATTTAGTTTAGTTGGATTAAATCAATTTATTCCCTATAGACGCAATAAAACCCCTTGGAATGAAAGACTATTTTCACCAATGCGGGTGAAGGATTGGCTCCATTTAATGGGGTTTGAAATACAGCTAGATCATCGCTTTCTACATTCAACTTTAGCTGGGCAAGTCACGCAAGGCGTATTGAGTAACCATTGGCATAATATTGCATCGCGCTACTTTCCAAGTTTAGGCTCTGTTTACGTTATTGTGGCGAAAAAAAGGGTATTACCTTTAACACCTATTAAACCTAAATGGCAACTCAGACCTCGCTTTGAACCTGTCAAAGTCCCTTCGATGAACTCATCGAGAAAAACAATAAATAAATTAACTAAGTAG
- the pyrD gene encoding quinone-dependent dihydroorotate dehydrogenase — translation MFYSAIRKVFFKFDPEAIHELTIKGFKATGASPLNKLYKQTIPHKPVEVMGIKFPNPVGLAAGLDKNGECIKAFEALGFGFVEVGTVTPRPQPGNDKPRIFRLPEANAIINRMGFNNKGVDYLVDQVIKAKYNGVLGINIGKNKDTPDENAKDDYIHCMRKVYDFATYITVNISSPNTPGLRSLQYGDALNELLSALKLEQTALAEQYGKYVPVAVKIAPDLNEEEVNSIAACLIANNIDGVIATNTTLARDKVSHLPFGNEQGGLSGAPVKEQSTKVIQLLAKALDNKLPIIGVGGIASGEDAQEKIAAGAKLVQVYTGFIYQGPELIKDIVKSFK, via the coding sequence ATGTTTTACTCAGCTATTCGTAAAGTGTTTTTTAAATTCGATCCAGAAGCAATTCACGAATTAACGATTAAAGGCTTTAAAGCAACAGGTGCTTCGCCGCTCAATAAGCTTTATAAGCAAACTATACCCCATAAGCCTGTTGAGGTTATGGGCATTAAATTCCCAAACCCAGTAGGGTTAGCGGCTGGACTAGATAAAAATGGCGAATGTATTAAAGCGTTTGAAGCTCTAGGTTTCGGCTTTGTTGAAGTTGGTACCGTTACACCACGACCACAACCTGGTAATGACAAACCTCGTATTTTCAGGCTACCTGAGGCTAATGCCATTATTAATCGCATGGGCTTTAATAATAAAGGTGTTGATTATCTTGTCGACCAAGTAATCAAAGCCAAATACAATGGTGTTTTGGGTATCAATATAGGCAAAAATAAAGATACGCCAGATGAAAACGCCAAAGATGATTACATTCATTGCATGCGCAAGGTTTATGATTTTGCTACTTATATAACGGTAAATATTTCTTCGCCAAACACACCCGGTTTACGTTCATTACAATATGGTGATGCGTTAAATGAGTTGTTATCCGCATTAAAATTAGAGCAAACAGCACTCGCTGAGCAATATGGAAAATATGTTCCTGTTGCTGTGAAAATAGCGCCTGACTTAAATGAAGAAGAAGTAAACTCTATTGCAGCGTGTTTAATTGCTAATAATATTGATGGCGTTATTGCTACCAATACCACGTTAGCTCGTGACAAAGTATCACACTTACCTTTTGGTAATGAGCAGGGTGGTTTAAGTGGCGCTCCTGTGAAAGAGCAAAGCACTAAAGTTATTCAATTGCTTGCCAAAGCATTGGATAATAAACTACCGATTATTGGTGTGGGTGGTATTGCTTCAGGTGAAGATGCTCAAGAAAAAATAGCTGCGGGTGCAAAGTTAGTTCAAGTTTATACTGGTTTTATTTATCAGGGTCCTGAATTAATTAAAGACATTGTAAAAAGCTTTAAATAA
- a CDS encoding ElyC/SanA/YdcF family protein translates to MATSLLTLSTLPPVSDAIMAPLEDNYTVFTRSKQPVDYIVILGGGHTTIDELPATGQLNSSSLSRLVEAVRIYRLHPEAQIITSGFSGGDISSNAEKVKQAAVLLGLPAHKIITENFPQDTEEEAQLIAPRVLKRNVVLVTSAYHMPRAMAYFEKYGVNAIAAPASPWVKNNHLTPWQYYLPSAKKLQQTSMAWHEILGRIVQWFKS, encoded by the coding sequence ATGGCAACGTCTTTGTTAACGCTGTCTACTTTACCGCCTGTTTCTGATGCGATTATGGCGCCATTAGAAGACAACTACACTGTATTTACACGGAGTAAGCAGCCTGTTGATTATATTGTTATTTTAGGAGGTGGTCATACTACGATTGACGAGCTACCTGCGACTGGTCAGTTAAATTCTAGCTCGCTATCAAGATTAGTTGAAGCTGTCCGTATTTATCGACTTCATCCAGAAGCACAAATAATTACCTCAGGATTTTCAGGTGGCGATATCAGTTCAAATGCAGAAAAAGTTAAACAGGCTGCAGTACTGTTAGGCCTTCCAGCACACAAAATTATTACTGAAAACTTTCCTCAAGACACGGAAGAAGAAGCACAATTAATTGCGCCACGTGTACTCAAGAGAAATGTTGTTTTAGTAACAAGTGCTTATCACATGCCTAGGGCCATGGCTTATTTTGAAAAATATGGTGTAAACGCTATTGCTGCCCCAGCAAGTCCGTGGGTTAAAAATAATCATCTCACACCATGGCAGTATTATCTTCCAAGTGCGAAAAAATTACAGCAAACCAGTATGGCTTGGCATGAAATCTTAGGTCGCATAGTGCAATGGTTTAAAAGTTAA